In Armatimonadota bacterium, a single genomic region encodes these proteins:
- a CDS encoding MBL fold metallo-hydrolase, with protein sequence MLVEVLPLGPLQANCYLAADARTRRTLIIDPGDEPELVLARLRHLELAPEAIVATHGHFDHVGGVRAIREATGVPFLALGEERETLEGSALRAQIFGFYVDPPPLADRWLQEGDELAVGGLTFRVLHAPGHSPGHLILLGEGAAFVGDVIFAGSIGRTDLPGGDGEQLLASIARCILRLPDETTLYPGHGPPTTVGRERATNPFVLPLTRSPW encoded by the coding sequence ATGCTGGTGGAGGTCCTCCCCCTTGGGCCCCTGCAGGCCAACTGTTACCTGGCCGCGGACGCCCGGACCCGCCGGACGCTGATCATCGACCCCGGGGATGAGCCGGAGCTCGTGCTCGCCCGTCTGCGCCACCTGGAACTTGCCCCCGAGGCGATCGTGGCCACGCACGGCCACTTCGACCACGTGGGCGGGGTCCGCGCCATCCGGGAGGCCACAGGCGTACCTTTCCTCGCTCTTGGGGAGGAGCGGGAGACGCTGGAGGGATCCGCGTTGCGGGCCCAGATCTTCGGCTTCTACGTGGATCCGCCACCCCTGGCCGACCGCTGGTTGCAGGAGGGGGATGAACTCGCCGTGGGCGGGCTGACCTTCCGCGTCCTCCATGCACCCGGGCACAGCCCGGGACACCTGATCCTCCTGGGGGAGGGGGCTGCCTTCGTCGGCGACGTGATCTTCGCCGGCAGCATCGGCCGCACCGACCTGCCCGGCGGCGATGGGGAGCAGCTGCTGGCCTCGATCGCCAGGTGTATTCTGCGTCTGCCCGACGAGACCACCCTCTACCCGGGCCACGGTCCGCCCACCACGGTCGGACGCGAGCGGGCCACCAATCCCTTCGTCCTGCCGCTCACCCGCTCACCCTGGTGA